The stretch of DNA TCTTTTTGTATTTTTTTCAACAAAGCCTTTACAGGCATATTCATGGCCTTCTCTAAGTGCCTGCTATTTTCGTGGTTCTCAAATGTTTTTTGCAGAGAATCGATTATCAAAAATGCTTTTCTCCAAAAAAAACTTTTTGACTCCCTCTTTGTCTTCAGCCAAGCTGCCATTATCTCAGTCATATCCGCTCACTTTCATTTTCGAATAGCTACAAAATAAGATATAGCAAATCCGCCACAAGATATGTGATGCTTGTGGCCAGCGCAATCCCCGGCAATCCAATAACTCTCATAAGAATCAGATTTAGCGCTACGTTTAATATATTCATGATAAGCGCTATTTTCATCGGTACAAGCGTTTCTTTCATTACAAGGCGTCTTATGACAAAAAGCTGGCATAATGTGAATGGGGCGAACCCCGCAAGATAAGCAAGCCAAACCCATCTTACTTCAGCCAACCTGTCTTTTGGAAATTGTCCATAACCGTATACAAATCCTATCAGAGGCTTGCTGAAGACCGCCAAAAAAATCGTCACGGCCAAAGAAACTACTAATAATAATTTGGCAGCCCTCATAATTTTTTCTTTGAATAACTCTTTATTGCCGCCATTCTCATAATAGGTCTTACTCCAGTGGGAAAGAGTTGTAACTATGAACCCGCTGGATAATAATGCAACGGGAATCATATATAACCTATCCGCATATTCAAGGACCGATACGCTTCCTTCTTGAAGCCAGGAGGCCATGACCTTATCGATAATGGAGTTCAGCCCAAGTGCGGCCAGTCCAATAACTAAGTGCGAAAAAGTCTTTAAAAAATTCAACGATTCCGTATCAAAGACCAGCGAGAACCTGATAGAGAACAACTTTCTGTGCAAAACCGTACTCCATAATATACAGAGACGGAAGGCTTCCCCTAAAACATACCCCAGGGCTATAGCATGTACTCCTATTTTTGATTTCAGCGAAAAAATTGCCGATAATATAACCGCGGCCCGAAAGGCCGGCAATACCGCCGGAAATATGAATATTTTATAGGCATTAAGTACCCCGCTTAATATGCTCGTCGCGATGAGCAGGATAAGCAACGGCAGCATCTCCGTCAATATCTTTAGTAAAAAAGTAAGTTGCCAAGACGAAAAATTAGTTACTATGCCCAGGAGCGGGCGGGATATTGTGAGAAAAATGGCGCCGGCTATTAAGAAGGTAACGACACCTATCGTTAAAACCTTGCCTACAAAAAACCCTACCTGCTTTTCATCTCTTGACCTTACTTCCGCTATAAACGGCACTATTGAGCTCTCTATTGAATTACTGAATATTCCGGATAGATAAATGATGATCCCGTAAGCAAAGAAAAATACATCCGTAGAGCCGCTCACCCCAAACCAGGCCGCTATAAAAAACGGCACCAGAAATCCAATCGATTTGCCTGATGCGCTCCAAAATGTGGTCTTGACAATGTCTCTAAACAACAAAGAACGCGATATTTTTATCCGGTCGCTCGATACACGAATCCGTGCAAATATACTATTAGACAGGTATGCTCCTCTTGTTTTTTATTACGCCATTATATACATTAGATTATATCATATAAGAGAGTTTCGGCAAGGGGGCGAGTCGCAATAAGGACTTAAAGGGGATCAAATATAGAATTACTTACCCGCAAGAGTCATTAAGCCTTTACGAAGGCTCTCCAATATCCCCTTTTCCTTTATCCTCCAGAGAATATTCGAGGAAAACATACGTTTTATTCTGTTACGCCTATTTTTTTTATCAACAGTAACTTCGATGAGTCCCGCCAATTCCCTGAACCGCTCCTTTGATATAGCAGGACAAAAATAATTCATTGGACTTTGATGATTATAAAGAGCGACATCATAGCTCTCCCCTATTACCCCCATCTTCTTACATAGATCGAAGGCCTCCGTACCGGGATAAGGCGTAAAGATACTATATATCAAAAGATCGCACGGGATATTCTTCATTTGACTGAAAGTGTCCATTAATGTTTCTTCTGTTTCCTGAGGAAATCCGATCATATAAAAAACGTGCAGGTCGATGCTGTATTTTTTTATTATCTTGGCTGCCGACAAAGCTTCTTCAACAGTAATATTCTTGCGTATCAGTTTTAACATTTCATCGTTCCCTGACTCAATGCCAAGACGTATCGAAAAACATCCGGCTTTTTTCATTATAGCGATAGTTTCCTCGTCCACCAGTTTCACATGAATTTCGCATGCCCATTTGAGACCAGGGCACTGTCTTATGATTGAATTACATAAATCAAAGACGTATTTCCTGGTCACTCCAAAATAGTCGTCTTCGAAAGAAACCGCCTTCAGGCCCATACTTTGGCATAGTTTAATTTCTTCAATTATGTTATCCGGAGACCTGAATCTCACTCTCCTGCTCCAAATATTTCTGGACCCACAGAACACGCAGTTATACGGACAGCCTCTTGTGGCAAATATGTGCCTAAAAGCCTCCTTTGGATACAAGCCATAGTCTTTCAATGCCGTTTTTGCATTTTCTATGGGAAATCTTAGCGAATCTAAATCATCTATATATGCCTGGCTCGCATTCTCAGCTACACCGTCTTTTGTTCTGTACATAACGCCGCTTATATTTTGAAGCCCGCTGTCATGCCTTATAGCATGAAGCAGTTCGACAATGGTCTTCTCCCCCTCGCCTTTTACGCCTATATCTATTTCGGGGCAAGCAAAGATATCTTCTCCGACCATCGACGGATGAGGCCCTCCCATTATTACAATCGTCCCTTTGTCGCATTCTTTCGCAATTTTGGCAATTATGCATGCCGACTTAAAATTTTGCGATTTGGCCGTAATACCTACAACATCCGGCCTCCAATCCTTGATCACCGATCTAACTTCGTTCCATATCTCTGCGGCTGGGTTTTTTAAATTGTCCAGGTACCTGCGAAAACCTTCGCCCGTTTCGTAAACGACGCTTCGCTTCTCGCTGTGCGGCGTGAAGTCGGCATTGTAAGCCATTACTTCCCAATCTGTGTTATTCTTGATAGCTCCGGCAAGATAACCAAGAGAAAGAGGATAGAGATCAAGAGAATATGAGGGCTTATACAACCTATGGAATAACGGCTCGATCAGCAGGATTTTATTTCGTCGTTTCATTAATCTCCAAATAGCGTAAATGTTCGGCTTTTCACTCTAATATATTATATTTATTCTAACCCCTAATCGGTGGACAACTTTGTTTGAGCAGGGCCTGTCGTGC from Candidatus Omnitrophota bacterium encodes:
- a CDS encoding lipid II flippase MurJ — its product is MFRDIVKTTFWSASGKSIGFLVPFFIAAWFGVSGSTDVFFFAYGIIIYLSGIFSNSIESSIVPFIAEVRSRDEKQVGFFVGKVLTIGVVTFLIAGAIFLTISRPLLGIVTNFSSWQLTFLLKILTEMLPLLILLIATSILSGVLNAYKIFIFPAVLPAFRAAVILSAIFSLKSKIGVHAIALGYVLGEAFRLCILWSTVLHRKLFSIRFSLVFDTESLNFLKTFSHLVIGLAALGLNSIIDKVMASWLQEGSVSVLEYADRLYMIPVALLSSGFIVTTLSHWSKTYYENGGNKELFKEKIMRAAKLLLVVSLAVTIFLAVFSKPLIGFVYGYGQFPKDRLAEVRWVWLAYLAGFAPFTLCQLFVIRRLVMKETLVPMKIALIMNILNVALNLILMRVIGLPGIALATSITYLVADLLYLIL
- a CDS encoding radical SAM protein is translated as MKRRNKILLIEPLFHRLYKPSYSLDLYPLSLGYLAGAIKNNTDWEVMAYNADFTPHSEKRSVVYETGEGFRRYLDNLKNPAAEIWNEVRSVIKDWRPDVVGITAKSQNFKSACIIAKIAKECDKGTIVIMGGPHPSMVGEDIFACPEIDIGVKGEGEKTIVELLHAIRHDSGLQNISGVMYRTKDGVAENASQAYIDDLDSLRFPIENAKTALKDYGLYPKEAFRHIFATRGCPYNCVFCGSRNIWSRRVRFRSPDNIIEEIKLCQSMGLKAVSFEDDYFGVTRKYVFDLCNSIIRQCPGLKWACEIHVKLVDEETIAIMKKAGCFSIRLGIESGNDEMLKLIRKNITVEEALSAAKIIKKYSIDLHVFYMIGFPQETEETLMDTFSQMKNIPCDLLIYSIFTPYPGTEAFDLCKKMGVIGESYDVALYNHQSPMNYFCPAISKERFRELAGLIEVTVDKKNRRNRIKRMFSSNILWRIKEKGILESLRKGLMTLAGK